One window of the Amycolatopsis mediterranei genome contains the following:
- a CDS encoding sulfotransferase family protein — MLPGREDVGTVEDLHASASKLTGLGDFGADEYVEGLRVLLESYEADEELTPYGNKVHRAMLRGALVARLLSEASWKQNPGYADVRLERPIFVTGLPRTGTTALHRLLAEDPAHQGLEVWLAEVPQPRPPRSSWADNPIFQGIQASYDRHHVEHPEFMGVHHMSADQVEECWQLLRQSMRSVSFECLAHLPRYSRWLAKQDWTDAYARHKRNLQLIGLPDAGRRWVLKNPSHLFALDALMANYPDALVIQTHRAPSTIMASMCSLAEKAADGWSSKFRGEVIGRGQLDLWARGADEFGWARARHNPAQFFDVRYEDFVADPIGTVSTVYDHFGLEFTPEARAAMTAVHEASRTGERKPVHRYSLADFGLTSEEVDERFASYLSAHGSLNR, encoded by the coding sequence ATGCTCCCCGGCCGCGAAGACGTGGGCACCGTCGAGGACCTGCACGCCTCGGCGTCGAAGCTCACCGGCCTCGGCGACTTCGGCGCCGACGAGTACGTCGAAGGCCTGCGCGTGCTGCTGGAGTCGTACGAGGCGGACGAAGAACTGACGCCGTACGGCAACAAGGTGCACCGGGCGATGCTGCGCGGCGCGCTCGTGGCCCGGCTGCTCAGCGAGGCGTCGTGGAAGCAGAACCCGGGGTACGCGGACGTCCGCCTGGAGCGGCCGATCTTCGTCACCGGGCTGCCGCGCACCGGCACGACCGCGCTGCACCGGCTGCTCGCCGAGGACCCCGCGCACCAGGGTCTCGAAGTGTGGCTCGCCGAGGTCCCGCAGCCGCGGCCGCCGCGGTCGTCGTGGGCCGACAACCCGATCTTCCAAGGGATCCAGGCCTCCTACGATCGCCACCACGTCGAGCACCCGGAGTTCATGGGCGTGCACCACATGTCCGCCGACCAGGTGGAGGAGTGCTGGCAGCTGCTGCGCCAGTCGATGCGGTCGGTGTCCTTCGAGTGCCTCGCGCACCTGCCGCGGTACTCGCGCTGGCTGGCCAAACAGGACTGGACGGACGCCTACGCCCGGCACAAGCGCAACCTGCAGCTGATCGGGCTGCCGGACGCGGGCCGGCGCTGGGTGCTCAAGAACCCCAGCCACCTCTTCGCGCTGGACGCGCTGATGGCGAACTACCCGGACGCGCTGGTGATCCAGACGCACCGGGCGCCGAGCACGATCATGGCGTCGATGTGCAGCCTGGCCGAGAAGGCCGCGGACGGCTGGTCTTCGAAGTTCCGGGGCGAAGTGATCGGACGTGGGCAGCTCGACCTGTGGGCACGCGGAGCCGACGAGTTCGGCTGGGCCCGTGCGCGCCACAACCCGGCGCAGTTCTTCGACGTCCGCTACGAGGACTTCGTCGCGGACCCGATCGGCACGGTGTCCACTGTGTACGACCACTTCGGACTGGAGTTCACGCCGGAGGCGCGGGCGGCGATGACGGCGGTGCACGAGGCGAGCCGGACGGGGGAACGGAAACCGGTGCACCGGTACAGCCTGGCGGACTTCGGCCTGACGTCCGAGGAGGTCGACGAGCGGTTCGCGAGCTACCTGTCGGCGCACGGCTCGCTCAACCGGTGA
- a CDS encoding SDR family oxidoreductase has translation MSVENVLQGKVVVVSGIGPGLGRSIAVRSALAGADVVLAARTESRLSEVAKEVTDLGRRAVAVRTDIDDADSAANLVSEALEAFGRVDTVVHNAFAVPPLTDLAKVEFDAVRAGFETAAISVLRLTRLFLPALKESKGSLVMINSAVLRHSRRTFGAYKMAKSALLSLSQSLASELGPDGVRVNTVAPGYIWGPNLQWYFAYLAKERGITPEEVYAETASTTDLRKLPEPDEIADAVVFLASPMARAITGQCLDVNGGEYHH, from the coding sequence GTGAGCGTGGAGAACGTGCTGCAGGGCAAGGTCGTCGTCGTCTCGGGGATCGGTCCCGGGCTGGGCCGGTCGATCGCCGTGCGCAGCGCGCTGGCCGGCGCGGACGTCGTGCTCGCCGCGCGCACCGAGTCGAGGCTCAGTGAGGTCGCGAAGGAGGTGACCGACCTCGGCCGCCGGGCGGTCGCGGTCCGCACCGACATTGACGACGCGGACTCCGCCGCGAACCTGGTGAGCGAGGCGCTCGAGGCGTTCGGCCGGGTGGACACGGTGGTGCACAACGCCTTCGCCGTCCCGCCGCTGACCGATCTGGCGAAGGTGGAGTTCGACGCCGTCCGCGCGGGCTTCGAGACCGCGGCCATCTCGGTGCTCCGGCTGACCCGGCTGTTCCTGCCCGCGCTCAAGGAGAGCAAGGGCTCGCTGGTGATGATCAACTCGGCCGTGCTGCGGCACTCGCGGCGCACGTTCGGTGCCTACAAGATGGCGAAGTCGGCGCTGCTGTCGCTCTCGCAGAGCCTCGCCAGCGAGCTGGGGCCGGACGGCGTGCGCGTCAACACCGTGGCGCCCGGGTACATCTGGGGGCCGAACCTCCAGTGGTACTTCGCCTACCTGGCCAAGGAACGCGGCATCACGCCGGAGGAAGTCTACGCCGAAACGGCGTCCACAACAGACCTGCGCAAGCTGCCGGAACCCGACGAGATCGCCGACGCGGTGGTGTTCCTCGCCTCGCCCATGGCGCGCGCGATCACCGGGCAGTGCCTCGACGTCAACGGCGGCGAATACCACCACTAG
- a CDS encoding nuclear transport factor 2 family protein yields the protein MDLVVLEEIKRLKYRYLRGVDLKLWDEVADTFTADATANYGTHAVGGNGKQFEGRDAIVGFLTQSLGNGIITVHHAAQPEIDVDGDTATGRWSFTDRVIVPDHKVIIEGAAFYEDTYRRESDGVWRMSHIGYVRTYESMTSFDAIPGFKLIANRWAVPA from the coding sequence ATGGACCTGGTCGTACTCGAAGAGATCAAGCGGCTGAAGTACCGGTACCTGCGCGGGGTGGACCTGAAACTGTGGGACGAGGTGGCCGACACGTTCACCGCCGACGCCACCGCGAACTACGGGACGCACGCCGTGGGCGGGAACGGGAAGCAGTTCGAAGGCCGCGACGCCATCGTCGGATTCCTCACCCAGAGCCTCGGCAACGGCATCATCACCGTGCACCACGCGGCTCAGCCCGAAATCGACGTCGACGGCGACACCGCGACCGGGCGGTGGTCGTTCACCGACCGGGTGATCGTGCCCGACCACAAGGTGATCATCGAAGGTGCCGCGTTCTACGAAGACACCTACCGCCGCGAGAGCGACGGCGTCTGGCGGATGTCGCACATCGGGTACGTCCGGACCTACGAGTCGATGACGTCCTTCGACGCCATCCCGGGCTTCAAGCTGATCGCCAACCGCTGGGCCGTCCCGGCATGA
- the cysD gene encoding sulfate adenylyltransferase subunit CysD yields the protein MFYFFPVSVTSYELSHLAALEAEAVHVFREVAATFERPVLLFSGGKDSVVMLHAAAKAFWPAPLPFPVLHVDTGHNFDEVLRFRDETVAAFGLRLEVASVQDDLDAGRVVEETGPRASRNRLQTVTLLRAIREGRFDAVFGGARRDEEKARAKERVFSFRDEHGQWDPRAQRPELWNLYNGRHRRGEHIRVFPLSNWTELDIWQYIRDERIALPPLYYAHKRSVVQRDGMLLAATRFLSLLDGETPYEATVRFRTVGDATCTGCVESSATTPSEVVAEVAATRVTERGATRADDRISEAGMEDRKREGYF from the coding sequence ATGTTCTACTTTTTTCCGGTGTCCGTGACCTCGTACGAGCTCTCGCACCTGGCCGCGCTCGAAGCGGAGGCCGTGCACGTCTTCCGCGAAGTCGCGGCGACCTTCGAGCGCCCGGTCCTGCTCTTCTCCGGCGGCAAGGACTCGGTGGTGATGCTGCACGCCGCCGCGAAGGCGTTCTGGCCCGCGCCCCTGCCGTTCCCCGTGCTGCACGTCGACACCGGGCACAACTTCGACGAGGTGCTGCGGTTCCGCGACGAGACCGTCGCCGCCTTCGGCCTGCGCCTGGAGGTGGCGAGCGTGCAGGACGACCTCGACGCCGGCCGCGTCGTCGAGGAGACCGGGCCGCGGGCCAGCCGCAACCGGCTGCAGACGGTGACACTGCTGCGGGCGATCCGCGAGGGCCGCTTCGACGCCGTGTTCGGCGGCGCCCGCCGCGACGAGGAGAAGGCCCGCGCGAAGGAGCGCGTGTTCAGCTTCCGCGACGAGCACGGCCAGTGGGACCCGCGGGCGCAGCGCCCGGAGCTGTGGAACCTCTACAACGGCCGGCACCGCCGCGGCGAGCACATCCGCGTCTTCCCGCTGTCGAACTGGACCGAGCTGGACATCTGGCAGTACATCCGGGACGAGCGGATCGCGCTGCCGCCGCTGTACTACGCGCACAAGCGGTCCGTGGTCCAGCGCGACGGCATGCTGCTGGCGGCCACGCGTTTCCTGTCCCTTTTGGACGGTGAGACGCCGTACGAGGCGACCGTGCGCTTCCGGACCGTCGGCGACGCCACGTGCACCGGCTGCGTCGAGTCCTCGGCGACGACACCGTCCGAAGTGGTCGCCGAGGTGGCCGCCACGCGCGTCACCGAGCGCGGCGCCACCCGCGCCGACGACCGGATTTCCGAAGCAGGCATGGAAGACCGCAAGCGGGAGGGCTACTTCTGA